The Azospirillum humicireducens DNA segment CACGACCGAGCAGTATTCCTTCATCGTCAGCGCCTTCCAGCTCTGCTACAGCCTGATGCAGCCGATCGCCGGCTACATCACCGATCTGATCGGCCTGAAGCTCGGCTACGCCATGTTCGCCTTCGTCTGGGGCACCGCGGCCGCCATGCATGCGCTGGCCGGCGGCTGGCAGTCGATGGCCTTCTTCCGCGGCCTGCTCGGCATCAGCGAGGCGGCGGCCATGCCATCGGGCGTGAAGACCTCCACCCTGTGGTTCCCGGCCAAGGAACGCTCGATCGCCACGGGCTGGTTCAACACCGGCAGCTCGATCGGCGCGATGGTCGCCCCGCCCTTCGTCATCTGGCTGTCGCTGACCTATGGCTGGCAGGAAGCCTTCCTCGTCACCGGTCTGCTCGGCATCGGCATGTCGGCCTTGTGGTTCATGCTCTACCGCAACCCGGAGAACCACCCGCGCCTGACCAATGAGGAGCACGCCTACATCCTTGAAGGCCAGGAGCATGTCGAACTGCCGAAGCCCTCGGTGAAGCGCGTGCTTGGCAAAGGCAAGTTCTGGAGCATCGCCGCCGCCCGTTTCCTGACCGAACCGGCATGGCAGACCTTCAGCTTCTGGATCCCGCTGTACATGGTCACCACGCGGGGCATGGACATCAAGCAATTC contains these protein-coding regions:
- a CDS encoding MFS transporter, which codes for MKTIRGLRWQILALMMLGTVVNYIDRNTLGILAPTLKEQLNFTTEQYSFIVSAFQLCYSLMQPIAGYITDLIGLKLGYAMFAFVWGTAAAMHALAGGWQSMAFFRGLLGISEAAAMPSGVKTSTLWFPAKERSIATGWFNTGSSIGAMVAPPFVIWLSLTYGWQEAFLVTGLLGIGMSALWFMLYRNPENHPRLTNEEHAYILEGQEHVELPKPSVKRVLGKGKFWSIAAARFLTEPAWQTFSFWIPLYMVTTRGMDIKQFALFAWLPFLFGDLGCILSGYLSPFFVKRFRMSLVNSRIAGVGIGALCMVGPALISFSASPITAIFLFSLGAFAHQMLSSLLYALVTDTFEKQDVATATGFGGMAGYMGGMIFSLIIGQLATTIGYEPLFACLTVFDLTAFVIIALVLGERGKTAAPSVPQAATGAAD